In Zea mays cultivar B73 chromosome 7, Zm-B73-REFERENCE-NAM-5.0, whole genome shotgun sequence, the following proteins share a genomic window:
- the LOC103633073 gene encoding uncharacterized protein, translating to METRTKRKVHRIELWEAAHKKKNGRYTTEKAETLMAASYEEFKKRRGNNDGNRLSSKDYNEVFNDIVAKDFKARGYYDDKYWSQVQAFQGLPFVNQTEEERMYQEKVNEIDNKMESVSGLMKHWLTFMSKKYPEDLTPEMREALQNEGGDSYDQCNEDDKSENYAAKDTSSIQEDSNDDVTSRTNEVHNMVHVEQQQQQSGHRSLGRTQVHTSAPHEQTPSKNG from the exons ATG GAAACCAGAACTAAACGAAAGGTTCATAGGATAGAACTATGGGAGGCAGCTCATAAAAAGAAGAATGGTAGATACACAACAGAAAAGGCAGAGACACTGATG GCTGCATCTTATGAGGAATTTAAAAAAAGGAGAGGGAACAATGATGGTAATCGTCTTTCATCTAAAGATTACAATGAAGTGTTCAATGATATTGTTGCCAAGGATTTCAAAGCACGTGGGTACTATGATGATAAGTACTGGAGTCAAGTACAAGCTTTTCAAGGTTTACCGTTTGTTAATCAAACGGAGGAAGAAAGAATGTACCAAGAGAAAGTAAATGAAATTGACAATAAAATGGAATCCGTGAGTGGTCTCATGAAGCATTGGCTTACTTTTATGTCAAAAAAGTATCCAGAAGATTTAACCCCAGAAATGAGAGAAGCTTTACAAAATGAA GGTGGTGATAGTTATGACCAATGCAATGAAGATGACAAATCTGAAAATTATGCTGCCAAAGATACGAGTAGCATCCAAGAAGATTCAAATGATGACGTGACCTCTCGAACAAATGAAGTGCAT AACATGGTTCATGtcgagcagcagcaacaacaatctGGCCATAGAAGTCTTGGACGAACTCAAGTCCATACATCTGCACCACATGAGCAAACACCTTCAAAG AATGGCTAA